One region of Limnospira fusiformis SAG 85.79 genomic DNA includes:
- the sixA gene encoding phosphohistidine phosphatase SixA has protein sequence MSNLYLIRHGIAADRGTYQKDEQRPLTPEGDRKTRQVALTLKQLKIQFHCILSSPLVRARQTAEILQSTGLSSRLEILPALAPDGDIQQWLDWYGNHDKTRDKDWALVGHQPDLGNWAEYLIWQKSADVLIVKKAGIIGIKIPKQGMIQGNSRLFWLTAPKFLLGLNER, from the coding sequence ATGAGTAACTTATATTTAATTCGTCATGGAATCGCCGCCGATCGCGGTACTTACCAAAAGGACGAACAACGTCCCCTCACCCCAGAAGGCGATCGCAAAACCCGTCAAGTAGCCCTTACACTGAAACAGCTCAAAATTCAGTTTCATTGTATACTTTCCAGTCCTCTTGTGCGCGCCAGACAAACCGCCGAAATTCTCCAATCAACCGGACTGAGTTCCCGGTTAGAAATCTTGCCAGCCCTAGCCCCTGATGGTGACATTCAACAATGGTTAGATTGGTACGGAAACCATGACAAAACTAGGGATAAGGATTGGGCGCTAGTCGGACACCAACCGGATTTAGGCAATTGGGCAGAATATCTAATCTGGCAAAAATCTGCAGATGTTTTAATCGTGAAAAAAGCTGGTATAATTGGAATCAAAATTCCCAAACAGGGTATGATACAAGGGAATTCCCGTCTGTTTTGGTTGACAGCTCCTAAATTTTTGTTGGGACTAAATGAACGTTAA
- a CDS encoding HNH endonuclease, producing the protein MGNVLVLNASYEPLNITTWRRAVVLLLKEKAEQVEHNGKYLLPDFPLPTVIRLRHYVRVPYKEIPLTRRNILQRDCHSCQYCGYKGDELTVDHVIPRSRQGGDTWENLVTACMRCNVKKGCRTPKEAGMPLRHPPRKPYSSLYFEVTRHLKSGMNQEWQKYMIGL; encoded by the coding sequence ATGGGCAATGTTCTGGTGTTGAATGCCTCCTATGAACCGCTCAATATCACGACTTGGCGGCGGGCGGTGGTCTTATTGTTGAAGGAAAAGGCGGAACAAGTTGAGCATAATGGTAAGTATCTGCTACCAGATTTTCCCCTCCCAACTGTGATCCGATTACGTCATTATGTCCGAGTCCCCTATAAAGAAATTCCATTAACCCGAAGGAATATCTTGCAGCGCGATTGCCACTCTTGTCAATACTGTGGCTATAAGGGGGATGAATTGACTGTTGATCATGTGATTCCGCGATCGCGCCAAGGGGGTGATACTTGGGAAAATCTGGTAACCGCTTGTATGCGCTGTAATGTCAAAAAGGGCTGTCGCACCCCGAAGGAAGCCGGAATGCCTTTGAGACATCCCCCCCGAAAGCCTTACAGCAGCCTTTATTTTGAGGTGACTCGACACCTCAAAAGTGGCATGAACCAAGAATGGCAAAAATATATGATTGGCTTGTGA